Genomic window (Athene noctua chromosome 20, bAthNoc1.hap1.1, whole genome shotgun sequence):
GTATATTTCACTTcctatcttttctttttgtgtgttaAAGCTATGCAAGAGGAGGCACTGAAACTTGTATTACTGGCACTGGAAGATGGCTCTGCACTCTCAAGAAAAGTTCTGGTACTTTTTGTTGTGCAAAGGCTAGAACCAAGATTTCCTCAGGCCTCTAAAACGAGCATTGGTCATGTTGTGCAGCTACTGTATAGAGCATCATGCTTTAAGGTAAAATACCAATATTTAAAGTCCGTTACTATGAACTAGGTCAGGAGAACCTGACCTAGGATTAGTGTCTTACACCTGTAAAATGTTACATTAATTCAGTTTCTACACATTCTACACACATAGATTAGACTATAAGAGTTTTATCTAGAACTGTCATGAAGTAGttgtttgatattttaaattCCCTGCAAAAGGAACAAACAGTCACATGTGGAATTCGCTGGAATAGATTCCAAAATTACTGACCTCATTATTAACTGCTGCTCATCATCTGGAAATTCTCTTCCCTGAAAGAGGCATGAAACCTTGATTCTGGGCACTCCTAGCCTGCTTCAGGAAGAAGTGAAAAGTTTTAATATAATCACTTTTGACTTTATTTAGATTCATAAGAATTGGCCGTGGCCAGACATGCCGGGCTGGTCTGGATGCTCTCAAAGCTTAGAGTCCAGTCCCACCTTTCTAAAGAAAACTTCTGGAATGGTGTAGTCCTGGGAACCTCCCCAGGCCCAACAGCAGGCATGGGAGAGGGGCACCATCCACAGAGAGTGCCTGTGCTCAGCCTGAACTCCAACGTTGCATTCCCACACCTTGGTCACtctgtctcctttttcttttgtctgtatCTAGCCACCTTGCACTGAAGAGCTGCTTTATTTTTGATATATAAGGGTGTTTGTTTAAACTGAATATTCCCAACTCTTTATATCTGGAGAAGAACGAAAAGTTAATTCCAtgggtcttttttctttttgaatcacACTTAAAAACATGATTATCATATCaataaactaaaaatgaaaataatgagaCCTGTTGCTTTCCTTTATGACAAATGTCTTCTGTAACCTAAGTGTTTTACTTAACATTCATAGTGGGTTGTCAgttaaatattctcttttttaaGTGTCACTATcttaaaatttttcttattttttattaagtCACTTTTGGAGACTCTCCTGTTTCTTTAAGTCATCCTTTAATTTTGGGTAACAAAAAGTACTAATAGAACTGCTAAATACCAAACTGTGACTTAAGCAAATCTGATCACTTTCCTAGTTGGAAGTAGTGAGTTGGTATAGTTTTGTACCTGTGAACCTGTGAAAACTTGAAGAACTGGCATTTCTCCCTGTGTACTGCTAGCTAAGTGGATGAATATATGGAAGAAAACTAATTATATACTAAATATACAAAAACAATGCTTTTGTGATTTGTGCTGTGTAACTGTCTTTTTCTGATGGACTTGAAGGAGGAGTAATTAACTATTACTATTTATTAGGTCACTAAAAGGGATGAAGATTCTTCTCTGATGCAACTTAAAGAAGAGTTCCGGAGTTATGAGGCTTTGCGGAGAGAACATGATGCCCAAATTGTTCACATTGCCATGGAAGCAGGACTTCGAATATCACCAGAACAATGGTCCTCCCTTCTCTATGGTGACTTGGCACATAAATCACACATGCAATCTATTATTGACAAGGTTCGTCAAAAGGGATGGTTTTAGTATCTTTGTAGGATTAGATTTGACTGTTAAATGTTATAATAAAAATCCAAAAACTGCTTGAGTTAACTTCTTGTCTTTAGTCATAtcaaatattaattaaaactAGAATGAAGGTTTTTCCCCATGGTAGTGTATTATTTATATGAAGACATTTTGGTTTTCAGTAGTTCAAGACTTAATTCCCTTTTTTGTGTCTTATGATGAAGCTTCATAGGGCAGATTCTGagctgagaaataaaatttctctCCACTGATACTCTCTATATGCCATCTGAAGACACTACGTGTTGCGTTTAGGAACCAGTGTAATGAGAATCTTTTTAAGATTGGTAGTTCAGAGTTATAAGATGCAGCACACTAACACTCACTTTGTTTTCAGCTCCAATCTCCAGAATCTTTTGCAAAGAGTGTACAAGAATTGACAATTGTCTTGCAGCGCACGGGGGATCCTGCAAACTTAAACAGGCTGAGGCCTCATTTAGAGCTCCTGGCAAACATAGATCCTAATCCAGGTATGGAGATGAATCTTTTTAAACTCTTCCTGATATTTTTCATATCTAGCAAAGTCAATTACTAAGATGATAACCTCCATTCCTGGTTTCAAAATTCCCATTAATTAACATAGTATATCATAGACTCTTCTTCAGGGCTCACGGAGTTCTAAGAGAGTTGCCTTTTATTTGTGATACTACTGGAATTATTAACAGAATGACAAGCCTGGTTTTAATCATTTTAGATGCAGCATCTCCAACATGGGAGCAGCTGGAAAATGCAATGGTTGCTGTAAAGACTGTGGTACATGGGCTGGTGGATTTCATTCAGAATTACAGTAGAAAAGGCCATGAAACTCCACAGGTAACTATATTAAATTGTTGCAATATGTGTCTTAATGTACATTTACTGAAGGATGCAATTCTGAAAGAttgatttgaaatatttatggTGTTTTCTGTGGAATAATTGATATGAGAACCTAACGTTTCTGAATATGGAATGCAGCAGAGCTTCCTGCAGCGAGATCTATACAGTGGCATGGTACTCAGCCCATCAACAAGAAATTTCTTTAGTTTTCCGATTAGAGGTGCAAAATGTAAAAACATCATGCCTGGGTTTTGTGTGTTCTAAGCCTGTAAATGTAAGATTGTAAGAGGAatgtcttgtgttttgttttgttttgttttctaaagccACAACCAAATAGCAAATATAAAACAAGTATGTGCCGAGACCTTCGACAGCAAGGGGGATGTCCAAGAGGAACAAACTGTACATTTGCTCATTCCCAGGAAGAGCTTGAAAAGTGAGTGTGGGAGACCTTTTtcttgttggttgttttttttttttcttcttctttttaatttaaatccaaGCAATCTCCATAGAATTTTGGAAACAGTTTCTTCTCTACATGTATTCATTTGGAAGGATTTGTGAATCTCGTGACAACACTTTACTTGAAGTTGAAGGAACAGTAAAGCAATGTCTGCAACGTaaatccatttttttattttaccctgTATGAAGTAAAATTTCCTTTCCTAAAACTGAGTCTAGACTCAGTGTCTGCCAGGGATTGGTTATATCACCTACAGGAGAGACAAtgttaattacattttaattgatTAAGCAGTAAAGTGAATTAATTGAACAGTATGCAGCATCTGCTTTCTTGAAGCTGTTGTCACCCAAATCCTTTTTCAAAGAACTGCAGAAATTGATCTTCTAAGAGGAGACATGATCTTTGGTTACAGGGAAGACATCGATGTTCTATTTGCAGAGTGTTGAAAATAAGCACCAGTTTTTGAAGTCTTGTAACTTTTGGATATCACGTTCCTCTCAATCTCTTCCTTTTGCtagttttacaaatatatttaacttcACAATAAGCGTTTTTATATTTATCTGTGTTTTGTATGTGTTTGTAGATACCGCTTGCGgaacaaaaaaatcagtgcaacAGTGAGAACATTCCCCCTTCTAAACAAAGTTGGCGTAAATAGCACCGTCTCGACCACAACAGGAAACGTAATTTCTGTCATAGGAAGCCCTGAAGCAACAGGGAAGATGGTGCCAAGTACTAATGGAATAGCTAACCTAGAAAGTGGTGTTCCCCAGTTGATCCCTCGCTGCGCAGACACCTCCTTGAGAGCTTTGGAGAACACCAAGAAGGGAGGGAAGACTGGAGCCAATGGCCAGAATGTTTCTGGATCCCCTACAGAATCACTACCTGAAAAgtaggtaactttttttttttttttttccccataaagagAACTAAGCACAGCATTTTGCTTTTAGATTATCGTGGAGTTTGTGGGCGGCAAACAATAGATGTTGAATTCTGGTCCTGGCTTGCAGTTGTTGCTGGTGCTCACTGGCTGCAGAGTTGTGTAAGATCTTGTACTGCAGTGCAGATACCGTTATACAAAGCCTGTGGATTCGAGTTGTCAGACCCAGCGTCAGTTGTTTTAGCTGTTAAATACTCCCatgcaatataaataaaatggtaATCCTCTCCCTTTATCTTTTATTCTGTTGTTCTCAGCCTGGTGTCTTACTATTGGGTTAttacatagaaataaaacaaaaaaaacatgcACTCAAAATTTGACGTTTCCTGAAACCGAGAAGGGTGCATGTAGTGCGTATTCCCTTAATATAATCCTGCAAACattttagttttggggttttccCTTAAAACTTTTTAGATACTTCTCCAGAAAGCACTGAGCTTCTAAACAACTTTTCAAAGCCTTTCTCTTTACCAGAATACACTTACAAGTGGTATGTAAGCTTCTAGGTACATACCAAAACATTTATACTTGCTTTTGAGCTTTATTAAGAGAAAGTCTAAGATGCAATAGTGGTATGAGTTTGGGGtatgaaaagcaaaatttcagaggaaatgaCATGTCCTGAATTTCCGCGTTACAAGGGAGCGTACACAAAGAGATGACTGAAATAAGTAAAGATGTGTTTAATGATTTCTTGGTAATCCTTTTCAGTAAAATTGGTTCTCCACCCAAGACTCCTGTAAGTCAGGCAGCAGCTACCTCAGCTGGTCCTCCTAATATTGGAACAGAAGTTAATTCTGTGCCTCCAAAATCCAGCCCGTTTGTTCCCAGAGTACCTGTCTACCCTCCACATTCTGATAATGTTCAATATTTCCAAGATCCCAGGACTCAGCTGTCGTATGAAGTTCCACAATACCCGCAGACAGGTGAGTGAGATGAGCGCTGAATCAAAAATAGCTCTGAACTTTTCTCTAGATAAGTTTGAATGCTGAAAACTAACTTTTATCTCAATGttgtgggatttatttttttttaaatatcagctGAATCTTCACTTGATGGAATACTAATGTGGTCTGTATGGAAGGGACCTGTAGTTTGCTCCCAGTGTTGGTGGTTCTTGTCTTTGTGTGCTGTGTTACGCAGCTTGTACCTCAGCATCCAGGAGAACCTGAGCTTCAAAGTCTCTCATCTACTTTTACCTTTGTTAGCATTTAACTGCATTTTCATGCCCTATCTGTGAGGGTATCCGTAAATAGGATTCAGACCCAGAGGCATAGCATGCTTTTACAGTGAGACTTACGCATCTTTGTGTTCGCTCAAACGTTTTTGAAAGGTTTCAGTCATCTTTTTAGGTTGCAGTGTGCGTGTTTATATTCAAGCGACCAATTAGGTGTTACAGCATCAGGTTTCACAAGcccaaagaaaaaagaataaactgaGTGTGAAGTGGTTTTTTAGGGACCTTTGTAATCACTcttatgttgcttttttttttttttttagcaatgtaactttttattttagaGATAACTATTTTAACTTCCTGTATAAAGGAGTGGGTAAGATGCTGCGTTTTCAGTTACATAGTGATACCGTAGCACATAGGAGCAGCGGCAGAGAAACTCTGTTTTCAAATTGGGTCAAGGTGGTAAAGGGTCAGCGTTACATCTGCAAATACGGTCTCATACATAAAATTATATTCCACAGAGAAATGATAGGGTCAGTAACAGGTTTGTGTGACTCTAAAGGTACTTATCAACACTATACAGTTTTAGAAGGTGTAACATTCTGGGTCATTTGTGGTTACATTAAATATGCCTTTTTCCAATTTTTAAGGATATTATCCACCACCTCCAACAGTACCAGCTGGTGTGGCTCCCTGTGTTCCTCGCTTTGTGAGGTCCAATAACGTTCCAGAATCCTCCCTCCCACCTGCTTCCGTGCCATATGCCGATCATTACAGTACATTTCCCCCTCGAGATCGACTGAATTCTCCTTACCAACCTCCTCCTCCGCAGCCGTATGGACCAGTTCCTCCTGTCCCTTCTGGAATGTATGCTCCAGTTTATGACAGCAGGCGCATCTGGCGCCCACAGATGTACCCACGAGATGATATTATTAGGAGCAATTCTTTACCTCCCATGGATGTGATGCACTCATCTGTCTATCAGACATCATTACGTGAGAGATACAACTCTTTGGATGGGTATTACTCTGTGGCTTGTCAACCTCCAAACGAACAGAGGACTGTGCCTTTACCAAGGGTAAGTGAGAGCCAGAAAGGGAAGGTCTCGGTTCTGAAGGTCATTACTGAAAAATTGGTAAATAATTAGCATAGACTTCTGCTGTTTATTTGGGGTTACAGTGATCAAGATGTGTGACCTGGACaaaattcttgttttgtttttaaccttaATAAAACAGGCTTGAAAACAGAGCACTCTATTTAGGGGTCTCTTATAGAGACCAATCACTCTAATAGACCAATCTGCATAAGGACCAGAGCCCTGCTGCCTCTTTTAATTGCCATGCATGTTACTTGAATTTACATATTTGAGATCTGAGTTGCCATACATGGGCCAGGTGGTTCTCCAAATCCTTGTGAAATTCTTCAAGCGATACCAATGGAAGGTTACAGACCCAAGGACTTTGGGGGTCCGAGTGTGTCCCCTGCCAGTATTTGCCTTCGGATTAGAGTATGATAGGATATACAGTCCTATATTTGTTATTGCTAGGAGCCTTGTGGTCATTTGAAGACTGGTTATGATGAGCAGTTAAGACGGAAGCCGGAGCAATGGGCGCAGTACCACACACAGAAAACTCCTCTGGTATCGTCAGCCCTTCCTATGGCAACACCATCTCCAACACCACCTTCTCCTCTCTTCAGTGTAGATTTCAGCACAGAGGTGGGAAGCCAGAGAACTTCcttattttcccttcctgtttctGTAAGGTGCCATTTAATATTTCTAGTAAAGATTTTCTACCTGCCATCTATTCATAAAATTAGATGAATCTTCTAGCAGAAGTAAAGCAATATCTAATAATGAATGCATTCCATTTGATATTAAGGTGATACTAAACATGATTGTGGAAAAAAGGTCAAGAAGTGAAGTGATTCAATTTCCCATCactaaaagaaatgtaattttattgaACTAGCTTTGTGAACCTCCAGGTTTTTATGTAGGGAACAACAGTTGTTCTCCATTGAGAAGGACCTTCTCTTTTATACTCCAAATGGCATTATGGCGTGATGAGTAGACTGAACCAAGCTGGAAATGCTTGTCAAGTCCCAGAGAATACATATCTCTTAAAAGTGGCAAAAGGCATTGGTAGAATATTGTGTACTTATGTGATAAGTTCTGTAAACAAGAATGGAAATGCCACAAATAGGAATAGTgtgcttttgaagaaaaaataaatcttgtatttattttttctatgtgTAAATTAAATGCATCCAAGAAACTATCTTGAGAGCACTGTGCCAAGCACTCTGTGCTGTGGTTTGGCAGTTCTGTTGATATATGAGGTGTTAGACTCTGACTACTCAGAAGAGGTCTTACAACGTAGGTGTACCTGAAATCCCTTAAGGGTGCATTCAAGATAGATCAGGATTTAGTCCTTTTCATCTGGGTTGAAGGATTCCAAGTCATACTTCTATCTGTCACTGGCTTATACGTGAAAGGAAAATGCATGGCTTCCTCTCAGTTTAATTATTGTAGATACTTGCCTGGAGAAACCTGCCACTAACATGGTGACGCTGATTTCGGTCTCTCACCTTGGCAGACCAGGCAGTTGGTGGTGGTGGCAAAGCTTGCCCTTCTTTGACAGCTGTCAGCTGCAGCAGTTTAAAATTTGACAGAACTGGTTATGTTGTCCCTAAGTCAAGTTTTGAATACAGCTAGAACTACTCGATTGACTTTTGCGATAATTTAATTAAATAGCgctaaatgtctttttttaattttaagactGAATTCCCTGTTTTTATTATTCACTGTTTATTTATTCCCTTTTCCATAGTTCTCGGAGAGTGTCAGTGATTTGAGTGGAACTAAATTTGAGGAAGACCATCTCTCTCACTATTCACCGTGGTCTTGTGGCACTATTGGCTCCTGTATAAATGCTATCGACTCGGAGCCCAAGGACGTGATTGCCAATTCAAATGCCGTGTTAATGGTAGGGGTTTCTGCATCTTATCTCGTTACTGTAATGATACTCATA
Coding sequences:
- the RC3H2 gene encoding roquin-2 isoform X2, with amino-acid sequence MPVQAAQWTEFLSCPICYNEFDENVHKPISLGCSHTVCKTCLNKLHRKACPFDQTAINTDIDVLPVNFALLQLVGAQVPDHQTVKLSNVGENKHYEVAKKCVEDLALYLKPLSGGKGVASLNQSALSRPMQRKLVTLVNCQLVEEEGRVRAMRAARSLGERTVTELILQHQNPQQLSANLWAAVRARGCQFLGPAMQEEALKLVLLALEDGSALSRKVLVLFVVQRLEPRFPQASKTSIGHVVQLLYRASCFKVTKRDEDSSLMQLKEEFRSYEALRREHDAQIVHIAMEAGLRISPEQWSSLLYGDLAHKSHMQSIIDKLQSPESFAKSVQELTIVLQRTGDPANLNRLRPHLELLANIDPNPDAASPTWEQLENAMVAVKTVVHGLVDFIQNYSRKGHETPQPQPNSKYKTSMCRDLRQQGGCPRGTNCTFAHSQEELEKYRLRNKKISATVRTFPLLNKVGVNSTVSTTTGNVISVIGSPEATGKMVPSTNGIANLESGVPQLIPRCADTSLRALENTKKGGKTGANGQNVSGSPTESLPENKIGSPPKTPVSQAAATSAGPPNIGTEVNSVPPKSSPFVPRVPVYPPHSDNVQYFQDPRTQLSYEVPQYPQTGYYPPPPTVPAGVAPCVPRFVRSNNVPESSLPPASVPYADHYSTFPPRDRLNSPYQPPPPQPYGPVPPVPSGMYAPVYDSRRIWRPQMYPRDDIIRSNSLPPMDVMHSSVYQTSLRERYNSLDGYYSVACQPPNEQRTVPLPRFSESVSDLSGTKFEEDHLSHYSPWSCGTIGSCINAIDSEPKDVIANSNAVLMDLDSGDVKRRVHLFETQRRAKEEDPIIPFSDGPIISKWGAISRSSRTGYHTTDPIQATASQGSATKPISVSDYVPYVNAVDSRWSAYGSDSNSSARYAERDRFIVTDLSGHRKHSSTGDLLSIELQQAKSNSLLLQREANALAMQQKWNSLDEGSRLTLNLLSKEIDLRNGETDYTEDCADTKPDRDIELELSALDTDEPDGQGEQIEEILDIQLGISSQDDQLLNGTTVENGHPLKQHQKESMEQKRQSLGEDLVILEEQKTILPVTSCFSQPITTSVSNASCLPISTSVSVGSLILKTAHIMSEDKNDFLKPVANGRMVNS
- the RC3H2 gene encoding roquin-2 isoform X1 — translated: MPVQAAQWTEFLSCPICYNEFDENVHKPISLGCSHTVCKTCLNKLHRKACPFDQTAINTDIDVLPVNFALLQLVGAQVPDHQTVKLSNVGENKHYEVAKKCVEDLALYLKPLSGGKGVASLNQSALSRPMQRKLVTLVNCQLVEEEGRVRAMRAARSLGERTVTELILQHQNPQQLSANLWAAVRARGCQFLGPAMQEEALKLVLLALEDGSALSRKVLVLFVVQRLEPRFPQASKTSIGHVVQLLYRASCFKVTKRDEDSSLMQLKEEFRSYEALRREHDAQIVHIAMEAGLRISPEQWSSLLYGDLAHKSHMQSIIDKLQSPESFAKSVQELTIVLQRTGDPANLNRLRPHLELLANIDPNPDAASPTWEQLENAMVAVKTVVHGLVDFIQNYSRKGHETPQPQPNSKYKTSMCRDLRQQGGCPRGTNCTFAHSQEELEKYRLRNKKISATVRTFPLLNKVGVNSTVSTTTGNVISVIGSPEATGKMVPSTNGIANLESGVPQLIPRCADTSLRALENTKKGGKTGANGQNVSGSPTESLPENKIGSPPKTPVSQAAATSAGPPNIGTEVNSVPPKSSPFVPRVPVYPPHSDNVQYFQDPRTQLSYEVPQYPQTGYYPPPPTVPAGVAPCVPRFVRSNNVPESSLPPASVPYADHYSTFPPRDRLNSPYQPPPPQPYGPVPPVPSGMYAPVYDSRRIWRPQMYPRDDIIRSNSLPPMDVMHSSVYQTSLRERYNSLDGYYSVACQPPNEQRTVPLPREPCGHLKTGYDEQLRRKPEQWAQYHTQKTPLVSSALPMATPSPTPPSPLFSVDFSTEFSESVSDLSGTKFEEDHLSHYSPWSCGTIGSCINAIDSEPKDVIANSNAVLMDLDSGDVKRRVHLFETQRRAKEEDPIIPFSDGPIISKWGAISRSSRTGYHTTDPIQATASQGSATKPISVSDYVPYVNAVDSRWSAYGSDSNSSARYAERDRFIVTDLSGHRKHSSTGDLLSIELQQAKSNSLLLQREANALAMQQKWNSLDEGSRLTLNLLSKEIDLRNGETDYTEDCADTKPDRDIELELSALDTDEPDGQGEQIEEILDIQLGISSQDDQLLNGTTVENGHPLKQHQKESMEQKRQSLGEDLVILEEQKTILPVTSCFSQPITTSVSNASCLPISTSVSVGSLILKTAHIMSEDKNDFLKPVANGRMVNS
- the RC3H2 gene encoding roquin-2 isoform X3, yielding MPVQAAQWTEFLSCPICYNEFDENVHKPISLGCSHTVCKTCLNKLHRKACPFDQTAINTDIDVLPVNFALLQLVGAQVPDHQTVKLSNVGENKHYEVAKKCVEDLALYLKPLSGGKGVASLNQSALSRPMQRKLVTLVNCQLVEEEGRVRAMRAARSLGERTVTELILQHQNPQQLSANLWAAVRARGCQFLGPAMQEEALKLVLLALEDGSALSRKVLVLFVVQRLEPRFPQASKTSIGHVVQLLYRASCFKVTKRDEDSSLMQLKEEFRSYEALRREHDAQIVHIAMEAGLRISPEQWSSLLYGDLAHKSHMQSIIDKLQSPESFAKSVQELTIVLQRTGDPANLNRLRPHLELLANIDPNPDAASPTWEQLENAMVAVKTVVHGLVDFIQNYSRKGHETPQPQPNSKYKTSMCRDLRQQGGCPRGTNCTFAHSQEELEKYRLRNKKISATVRTFPLLNKVGVNSTVSTTTGNVISVIGSPEATGKMVPSTNGIANLESGVPQLIPRCADTSLRALENTKKGGKTGANGQNVSGSPTESLPENKIGSPPKTPVSQAAATSAGPPNIGTEVNSVPPKSSPFVPRVPVYPPHSDNVQYFQDPRTQLSYEVPQYPQTGYYPPPPTVPAGVAPCVPRFVRSNNVPESSLPPASVPYADHYSTFPPRDRLNSPYQPPPPQPYGPVPPVPSGMYAPVYDSRRIWRPQMYPRDDIIRSNSLPPMDVMHSSVYQTSLRERYNSLDGYYSVACQPPNEQRTVPLPREPCGHLKTGYDEQLRRKPEQWAQYHTQKTPLVSSALPMATPSPTPPSPLFSVDFSTEFSESVSDLSGTKFEEDHLSHYSPWSCGTIGSCINAIDSEPKDVIANSNAVLMDLDSGDVKRRVHLFETQRRAKEEDPIIPFSDGPIISKWGAISRSSRTGYHTTDPIQATASQGSATKPISVSDYVPYVNAVDSRWSAYGSDSNSSARYAERDRFIVTDLSGHRKHSSTGDLLSIELQQAKSNSLLLQREANALAMQQKWNSLDEGSRLTLNLLSKEIDLRNGETDYTEDCADTKPDRDIELELSALDTDEPDGQGEQIEEILDIQLGISSQDDQLLNGTTVENGHPLKQHQKESMEQKRQSLGRSRKQSCP